The Streptomyces sp. NBC_00510 genomic interval TCGGGGGTGATCTTGTCGCGTCTGGAGCGGAGGAAGGCGCTGACGGCGTCCCGGTTGTCCATGAGGACAGCCTAGGCAGGCCACGCGAAGCGTGGGGGACCCTGGCAGTACCCCTCACGGCAAGGACTCCCCCGCCCCCGCCGGCCGGCGTTGCATGGTGTGTGCCCCGAGCCCCCGGGGCCCCGCCCCCAGGGGTGGACAGGACCGGAAGGACACACATCATGAGCAACCCGACCGAGACGGTGACGCAGAGCCCCGCAGGAGTCGTACGGGGGCTGTACGCCGCGCTGAGCAGGGGCGATGTGCCGGGCGTCCTGGAAAGGCTCGCCCCTGAGGTGATCGTCGACGAGCCGGACCAGCTCCCGTACGGCGGTGTGCACCAGGGCCGCGAGGTGTTCGTGCAGTCGGTCCTCGGCGCGATGATGGGCTACGCCGCCGTCGCCATCACCGCGGCCGAGGTGTACGAGGGGCCGGCCGGCGTCGTCGGCACGCTCACCGGAACGCTCACGGCGCACACCACCGGTGAGGAGTTCCCGTTGACCATGGTGGAGATCCACCAGGTCGAGGACGGTACGGTGCGCAAGATCGACGTCTACACCAAGAACCCCCAGGAACTCGCCGCGTTCTACGCGCGGGCCGAGGCGGGCATCCGCTGACGACCGTCCGGGGCGGTCGGCAAGACGTCCGTCCGGTCGTTAACCAGGGAGGGCGCCAGGCGCGACGCACTGGCGGGGAATCCCAGCGCCTTGGCGTCCCGCAGCCGGGGTCCGTAGGCGGCGGCGTCCCGGCTCGACACGAGCACGACCAGTGGAGGGTCGGCGAGCTCCGCCAGCCGCGCGGCGACGGTGATCCCGTCCT includes:
- a CDS encoding nuclear transport factor 2 family protein, whose amino-acid sequence is MSNPTETVTQSPAGVVRGLYAALSRGDVPGVLERLAPEVIVDEPDQLPYGGVHQGREVFVQSVLGAMMGYAAVAITAAEVYEGPAGVVGTLTGTLTAHTTGEEFPLTMVEIHQVEDGTVRKIDVYTKNPQELAAFYARAEAGIR
- a CDS encoding response regulator transcription factor, which gives rise to MFPTVLVVDDHAGFRAAVRGLLEAEDFEVVGEAADATEAVARTQLLKPYLVLLDIRLPGEDGITVAARLAELADPPLVVLVSSRDAAAYGPRLRDAKALGFPASASRLAPSLVNDRTDVLPTAPDGRQRMPASARA